The Sphingobacterium bambusae genome includes a window with the following:
- a CDS encoding M20/M25/M40 family metallo-hydrolase: MKENARYIKTIALCLSFLFFGKISFAQIDAARLKKHIYFLANDNMKGRGTGSKQVEKAANYIERQFKRYGLLPKGTVGYRQSFTAKVTRVVVPDSIRQADNIIGFIDNGAAYTVVIGAHYDHLGEGHQGSSKDSLGVGKIHNGADDNASGVAGLLELARHYALNKSKEPYNLLFIAFGAEELGLLGSKHFTEHPTIPLATVQWMLNMDMIGRYNPNNGVAIIGYGTSSKFPAIFEGVQSEIKFYTSKDGNGGSDQTSFYRKNIPVLFFHTGGHEDYHMPSDDPEKIDYRALRSIVELERHVIDNSMQQPKMDFIWTN; the protein is encoded by the coding sequence ATGAAAGAAAATGCCCGTTACATCAAAACCATAGCGCTATGCTTATCGTTTTTGTTCTTCGGAAAAATATCCTTTGCCCAGATTGATGCGGCACGTCTCAAAAAGCACATCTATTTTTTAGCGAACGACAACATGAAAGGCCGAGGAACCGGCTCCAAACAGGTAGAGAAAGCAGCGAACTACATTGAAAGGCAGTTTAAACGCTACGGACTTCTTCCAAAGGGAACAGTGGGGTACCGTCAATCCTTTACCGCAAAGGTGACCCGTGTGGTCGTTCCCGATAGCATCAGACAAGCGGACAATATCATTGGGTTCATTGACAACGGTGCAGCATATACCGTCGTCATCGGTGCACATTATGACCACTTGGGCGAAGGACACCAAGGCAGCTCCAAAGATTCGCTAGGCGTAGGCAAGATCCACAATGGTGCCGACGACAACGCATCGGGCGTTGCAGGCCTGCTGGAGCTCGCCCGACATTATGCCCTTAACAAAAGCAAAGAACCTTATAACCTCCTTTTCATCGCTTTTGGTGCCGAGGAACTCGGACTATTGGGGTCGAAACACTTCACGGAGCACCCTACGATCCCGTTGGCCACGGTGCAGTGGATGCTCAACATGGATATGATTGGGCGCTACAACCCAAATAACGGTGTAGCCATTATCGGTTACGGTACAAGTTCCAAATTTCCAGCCATATTCGAAGGTGTGCAAAGCGAGATCAAATTTTACACGAGCAAGGATGGAAATGGAGGCTCTGATCAGACCTCGTTCTACCGAAAAAATATTCCGGTACTGTTTTTCCATACCGGCGGACATGAGGACTACCACATGCCGAGTGACGATCCCGAAAAAATAGACTACCGGGCACTTCGCTCAATCGTTGAACTGGAACGCCACGTGATTGACAATTCCATGCAGCAGCCTAAAATGGACTTCATATGGACAAACTAA
- a CDS encoding EVE domain-containing protein, with translation MNYFLVKSEPFKYSWEQFNKDGQTFWDGVRNFQARNNLKAMKKGDFVLFYHSNEGKHVVGIAKVVKEFYQDPTTDDERWVVVDLAPVETFKTPVTLETIKTDEFLQDIALVRQGRLSVMPLKAEEFDRIVALGNESA, from the coding sequence ATGAATTATTTTCTGGTCAAATCGGAACCCTTTAAGTACAGCTGGGAGCAGTTCAATAAAGATGGACAAACTTTCTGGGACGGTGTGCGTAATTTTCAGGCACGAAACAATCTAAAAGCGATGAAGAAGGGCGATTTTGTTCTTTTTTATCACAGTAATGAAGGTAAACATGTAGTCGGTATCGCCAAGGTGGTCAAGGAGTTTTATCAGGATCCAACAACCGACGACGAACGTTGGGTAGTCGTTGACTTGGCACCCGTGGAGACCTTTAAGACGCCAGTAACATTGGAAACGATAAAGACGGACGAATTTCTTCAGGACATTGCTTTGGTGCGCCAAGGACGTCTCTCCGTTATGCCCTTGAAGGCGGAAGAGTTTGACCGTATCGTTGCTCTAGGTAACGAAAGTGCATAA
- a CDS encoding SDR family oxidoreductase, translating into MDKLSLKSAMRILITGSNGFLGQKLVDKLTSEGSAVIIATSKSPNRNPNTIGYTFVQSDLTDAQSLEKLLVEQQPTHIIHTAAMTSVEACENNPEECEAMNVTLVAHIAACCREQDIHLTFLSTDFVFDGTAGPYHEADTPKPCNNYGLSKWKAEQAILHSGCKAAILRTILVYGHIQDPNRSNFVLWVKAKLSENTVITVVEDQWRMPTWVDDLADASILAATKNAMGIYHISSDTLMSILEIAQAVANFWNLDSSYIKPISAAAIGQATNRPRKTGFIIRKAKDELGFQPTALATSFQEIEKQLALYNNV; encoded by the coding sequence ATGGACAAACTAAGCCTGAAGTCAGCTATGCGTATACTTATCACAGGATCCAACGGATTTTTAGGGCAGAAACTCGTCGATAAATTGACCAGCGAAGGAAGCGCGGTAATCATCGCAACATCGAAAAGCCCAAATCGCAATCCCAACACTATAGGCTACACTTTTGTACAAAGCGATTTGACAGATGCGCAATCGTTGGAAAAACTGTTAGTAGAGCAACAGCCTACCCATATTATCCACACGGCGGCCATGACTAGTGTCGAGGCCTGTGAAAATAATCCGGAGGAGTGCGAGGCCATGAATGTAACACTAGTTGCACATATCGCGGCCTGTTGCCGCGAGCAGGACATACACCTGACCTTCCTTTCCACCGACTTCGTATTTGATGGCACGGCAGGACCTTATCATGAAGCTGACACACCGAAGCCATGCAACAATTATGGTTTAAGCAAATGGAAAGCCGAACAGGCGATCTTGCATTCAGGCTGCAAGGCCGCAATCCTGCGCACTATACTGGTGTATGGCCATATTCAGGATCCCAACCGATCCAATTTTGTGCTGTGGGTAAAAGCAAAGTTGAGCGAGAACACGGTGATAACGGTTGTTGAAGACCAATGGCGCATGCCCACTTGGGTGGACGATTTGGCAGATGCCAGCATCCTTGCTGCGACAAAAAATGCAATGGGCATATACCATATATCCAGCGATACGCTAATGAGCATATTAGAGATTGCTCAGGCGGTAGCCAACTTCTGGAACTTGGACAGTAGCTATATAAAACCCATTTCGGCTGCGGCTATCGGGCAGGCGACAAACCGGCCTCGCAAAACAGGATTTATCATCCGCAAAGCGAAGGATGAACTAGGCTTTCAGCCCACAGCTTTAGCTACTTCATTTCAGGAAATAGAAAAACAATTAGCCTTATACAATAACGTATGA
- a CDS encoding DEAD/DEAH box helicase, protein MASFEDFKLNKQLLNAIAEAGYEIPTEIQQKAITPLLAGQDVMGIAQTGTGKTAAFVLPLLMKLKYAQGQDPRALILSPTRELAMQIEENIRMFSRYLDLRTVLLYGGLGPKVQKEQLAKGCDIIVATPGRFLDLYLEGEINTKSLKFLVMDEADKMMDMGFIGKIHRILEVVPRKRQNLLFSATMSELVRKIAGDFLAFPTVIEVTEQATPAQTVTQTLYEVPNLRTKLNLLQYLLLDHESFHRIIVFCKTKAVADNVFHYLERKYGDEHVRVIHANKGQNTRINSINAFKEGNIRILVATDVAARGLDVSNVSHVFNFDVPIVIEDYVHRIGRTGRAFNSGDAITFCNPAEAYYIDKIEKLIRQEIPKKDIPVNVFIETTGFEERQAIAREIDNQKKKDDPDFKGAFHEKKYAIKAASRPRSSTKKKAGVKNKKGRS, encoded by the coding sequence ATGGCATCATTTGAAGATTTTAAACTCAATAAGCAACTCCTCAATGCAATTGCAGAAGCGGGTTATGAAATACCAACCGAGATTCAGCAAAAAGCAATCACACCTCTTCTAGCGGGACAGGATGTTATGGGGATTGCACAAACGGGTACGGGAAAGACGGCAGCCTTTGTGCTTCCTCTTTTGATGAAACTTAAATATGCCCAAGGGCAAGACCCACGTGCGCTCATTTTGTCGCCTACACGCGAGTTGGCCATGCAGATCGAAGAAAATATTCGTATGTTTTCGCGCTACTTGGATCTGCGGACGGTACTGCTGTACGGTGGTTTAGGACCTAAAGTGCAAAAAGAACAGCTGGCAAAGGGCTGCGATATCATCGTGGCAACACCAGGGCGCTTCTTGGATCTTTACCTCGAAGGAGAGATCAATACGAAATCTTTGAAATTCCTGGTGATGGATGAGGCCGATAAAATGATGGATATGGGCTTTATCGGCAAGATTCACCGAATTTTGGAGGTCGTACCACGTAAAAGGCAAAACTTATTGTTCTCTGCCACGATGAGTGAGTTGGTGCGTAAAATAGCCGGAGATTTTTTGGCTTTCCCTACGGTTATCGAAGTTACTGAACAGGCCACGCCGGCGCAGACCGTAACACAAACATTGTATGAGGTGCCTAACCTACGTACGAAGCTCAATCTCTTGCAGTATCTGTTATTGGATCATGAGTCCTTTCATCGCATCATTGTGTTCTGTAAGACAAAGGCCGTGGCAGATAATGTCTTTCATTATTTAGAACGTAAATATGGTGATGAGCATGTTCGTGTTATTCATGCCAACAAAGGGCAGAACACGCGCATCAACTCCATCAATGCGTTCAAAGAAGGCAATATCCGTATTTTGGTGGCAACTGATGTGGCAGCTCGTGGCTTGGACGTATCCAATGTAAGTCACGTTTTCAATTTCGATGTGCCCATTGTTATTGAAGATTATGTACATCGTATCGGCCGCACGGGAAGGGCTTTTAACAGTGGTGATGCAATCACGTTCTGTAACCCTGCTGAGGCCTATTATATCGATAAGATTGAAAAGCTTATTCGCCAAGAGATACCCAAGAAGGATATTCCGGTCAATGTGTTTATCGAAACTACTGGATTTGAAGAACGGCAAGCTATAGCGCGGGAAATCGATAATCAAAAGAAAAAGGATGATCCCGACTTTAAAGGGGCATTTCACGAGAAAAAGTACGCGATAAAAGCGGCATCCCGACCACGATCTTCGACAAAAAAGAAAGCAGGCGTAAAAAATAAAAAAGGTCGCTCGTAG
- a CDS encoding acyl-CoA thioesterase — MTKKFARESYTEMNELVLPNDTNTFGNLMGGRLLYWMDICSAMAAQKHSNSPVVTVSVDNVSFKRSIKLGEVVTIQAQVTRAFSTSMEVRMEIFAQNLPEGTKEKSNEAYYTFVAIDKENRPSKVPELLPETALEHELFEKASQRRALRLILGGKVKPEDALELKNIVNAALKG; from the coding sequence ATGACAAAAAAATTTGCACGGGAATCCTATACGGAGATGAATGAACTCGTCCTTCCCAATGACACCAACACCTTTGGTAACTTAATGGGCGGCCGCTTGCTTTATTGGATGGACATATGTTCTGCCATGGCAGCACAAAAGCATTCGAATAGCCCTGTTGTAACCGTATCCGTTGATAACGTATCCTTCAAGCGATCCATTAAGTTGGGTGAGGTAGTAACGATACAGGCACAGGTCACACGCGCATTCTCCACATCCATGGAAGTACGCATGGAAATCTTTGCGCAGAATCTACCAGAAGGTACAAAAGAAAAATCCAACGAAGCTTATTATACCTTTGTGGCTATTGATAAAGAAAACCGTCCGAGCAAGGTTCCTGAACTGCTTCCTGAAACAGCATTGGAACACGAACTGTTCGAAAAAGCATCTCAACGTCGCGCTTTACGCCTAATTTTGGGCGGGAAAGTGAAGCCAGAAGATGCACTCGAATTAAAGAATATTGTCAACGCAGCACTAAAAGGTTAG
- the gldC gene encoding gliding motility protein GldC yields the protein MKTAEIKLNVTLDDSNVPDSIDWSSTDGETSDQMPAKAMFLALWDAQYKNSLRIDLWTKDMPYDEMKRFFYETLQTLGDSFLRASGGDPMAEKVIGDLRDYCAHFGDKMEVLEQES from the coding sequence ATGAAAACAGCAGAAATAAAACTAAATGTAACGTTGGACGATAGTAACGTGCCCGATAGCATCGATTGGTCGTCTACAGATGGTGAAACTTCCGATCAGATGCCCGCGAAAGCGATGTTTTTGGCACTTTGGGATGCTCAATATAAAAACTCGTTGCGTATCGATCTATGGACAAAAGATATGCCCTATGATGAGATGAAACGTTTCTTCTACGAGACGCTTCAAACCTTGGGTGATTCCTTCTTGCGCGCCTCTGGCGGCGATCCCATGGCGGAAAAAGTAATCGGCGACTTGCGTGACTACTGTGCGCATTTTGGCGATAAAATGGAAGTTTTGGAACAGGAATCCTAG